Proteins encoded in a region of the Quercus lobata isolate SW786 chromosome 8, ValleyOak3.0 Primary Assembly, whole genome shotgun sequence genome:
- the LOC115957986 gene encoding regulator of nonsense transcripts UPF2 yields the protein MDHHEDECRVGAENHGKQDEEEAAARLEEMKKSVESKMALRQSNMNPERPDSGFLRTLDSSIKRNTAVIKKLKQINEEQREGLMEDLRGVNLSKFVSEAVTAICDAKLRSSDIQAAVQICSLLHQRYKDFSPSLTQGLLKVFFPGKSGDDLDADKNLKAMKKRSTLKLLLELYFVGVIEDSGIFMNIIKDLTNLEHLKDRDTTQTNMTLLASFARQGRIFLGLTFSGQEIHEEFFKGLNITTDQKKFFKKAFHTYYDAAAELLQSEHASLRQMEHENAKILNARGELSDENVSSYEKLRKSYDHLYRNISSLAEALDMQPPVMPEDGHTTRVTTGEDASAPASGKDSSVLEALWDDEDTRAFYEGLPDLRAFVPAVLLGEAEPKVNEQSAKTQEQQTELAPESDQRQQATQDTTEVSADSGTLQEGKNLDRGKDKEEKDKEKTKDMDKEKGKDKDADKKGENEKEKLKGLEKTKDMDKEKGKEKDSDKKGENEKEKLKGLEGTNLDALLQRLPGCVSRDLIDQLTVEFCYLNSKSNRKKLVRALFTVPRTSLELLPYYSRMVATLSTCMKDVSSMLLQMLEEEFNFLINKKDQMNIETKIRNIRFIGELCKFKIATSGLVFSCLKACLDDFTHHNIDVACNLLETCGRFLYRSPETTIRMANMLEILMRLKNVKNLDPRHSTLVENAYYLCKPPERSARVSKVRPPLHQYIRKLLFSDLDKNTIEHVLRQLRKLPWSECEPYLLKCFMKVHKGKYGQIHLIASLTAGLSRYHDEFAIAVVDEVLEEIRLGLELNDYGMQQRRIAHMRFLGELYNYEHVDSSVIFETLYLILVFGHGTPEQDALDPPEDSFRIRMVCTLLDTCGHYFDRGSSKRKLDRFLVHFQRYILSKGALPLDIEFDLQDLFAELRPNMTRYSTIEEVNAAIIELEEHEHTVSTDKVSNEKHSDTEKRSRRSTSDATSANGQSINGTDENGVHEVIGDSDSESGSGSEPEGHDDEELDEENHDDGCDSEDEDDDDGGGPASDEDDEVRVRQRAPEVDPLEEANFEQELKAVMQESMEQRRLELRGRPTLNMMIPMNVFEGPTKDHHGRGGESGDETLDEEAGGSKEVPVKVLVKRGNKQQTKQMLIPRDCSLVQSTKQKEAAELEEKQDIKRLVLEYNDREEEELNGLGTQTINWSQGGGSRVASRGNTWEGTGSRASGSRHRHHNYSGGGVYYSRKR from the exons ATTCAGGATTTCTTAGGACATTGGATTCCAGCATTAAACGCAATACAGCAGTTATAAAAAAACTAAAGCAGATAAATGAAGAGCAGCGCGAAGGCCTGATGGAAGATTTGCGAGGTGTCAACCTTAGCAAATTTGTTAGTGAAGCCGTCACAGCTATTTGCGATGCCAAGCTTAGAAGTTCAGATATACAAGCAGCGGTTCAG ATCTGCTCTTTGCTTCATCAAAGGTATAAAGATTTCTCGCCAAGCCTGACTCAAGGGCTCTTGAAGGTCTTTTTTCCTGGAAAGTCTGGGGATGACTTGGATGCAGATAAGAACTTGAAGGCCATGAAAAAGCGCAGCACTCTGAAACTCCTTTTGGAACTTTACTTTGTTGGAGTTATAGAAGACAGTGGCATTTTCATGAATATCATTAAGGATCTTACAAACTTAGAACATTTAAAGGACAGAGATACTACTCAGACAAATATGACCCTTCTTGCTAGTTTTGCTCGACAAGGAAGAATTTTCCTAGGACTTACATTCTCTGGACAAGAAATTCATGAAGAG TTTTTTAAGGGCCTTAATATCACAACAGAtcaaaagaagtttttcaaGAAGGCGTTCCATACATACTATGATGCTGCAGCTGAGCTACTTCAGTCCGAGCATGCT TCACTTCGTCAAATGGAGCATGAAAATGCTAAGATTCTAAATGCTAGAGGAGAGCTCAGTGATGAAAATGTCTCTTCATATGAAAAGCTGCGGAAATCTTATGACCATTTGTACCGCAATATCTCTTC TTTAGCAGAAGCACTTGATATGCAGCCCCCAGTAATGCCAGAGGATGGTCACACAACTAGGGTTACTACTGGGGAGGATGCTTCAGCTCCTGCTTCTGGCAAAGATTCTTCTGTTCTAGAAGCTTTGTGGGATGATGAAGATACCAGGGCTTTCTATGAAGGTTTACCTGATCTCAG AGCATTTGTACCAGCAGTATTATTGGGAGAAGCAGAACCCAAAGTGAATGAACAATCTGCAAAGACGCAAGAACAACAGACT GAACTGGCACCTGAATCAGACCAACGTCAGCAGGCTACCCAAGATACAACAGAGGTTTCTGCAGACTCTGGCACTTTGCAGGAGGGGAAAAACTTAGATAGAGGAAAAGATaaggaagaaaaagataaagaaaagactAAAGATATGGAcaaagagaaagggaaagatAAAGATGCAGataaaaagggggaaaatgAAAAGGAGAAACTAAAAGGTCTTGAAAAGACTAAAGATATGGAcaaagagaaagggaaagagaaagattcagataaaaagggggaaaatgAAAAGGAGAAATTAAAAGGTCTTGAAGGCACAAATTTGGATGCTTTATTACAGAGGCTTCCGGGTTGTGTGAGCCGTGATCTTATCGATCAACTGACT GTAGAATTCTGTTATTTAAATTCAAAGTCCAATCGAAAAAAGCTTGTAAGGGCACTGTTTACTGTCCCAAGGACATCTCTAGAACTACTACCATACTACTCACGCATGGTTGCCACACTTTCAACTTGTATGAAGGATGTCTCTTCCATGCTGTTGCAGATGTTGGAGGAAGAGTTTAACttcttaattaataaaaag GATCAAATGAACATTGAAACAAAGATAAGGAATATTAGGTTTATTGGAGAACTCTGCAAGTTTAAAATTGCAACATCTGGCCTTGTTTTTAGTTGTTTGAAG GCTTGTTTAGATGATTTCACTCATCACAACATTGATGTTGCTTGCAATCTTCTCGAGACATGTGGTCGTTTTCTGTATCGATCTCCTGAAACTACCATTCGGATGGCTAACATGTTGGAAATTTTGATGCGCttgaaaaatgtcaaaaatctGGATCCTCGCCACAGCACCCTTGTAGAAAATGCTTACTACCTGTGCAAACCACCTGAAAGATCTGCACGAGTCTCTAAAGTCCGTCCTCCATTGCATCAG TATATTAGGAAATTGCTATTTTCAGATCTTGATAAGAACACCATTGAGCATGTCCTGAGGCAACTTCGTAAATTGCCATGGAGTGAATGTGAGCCATATCTTTTAAAATGCTTTATGAAGGTTCACAAAGGGAAGTATGGTCAGATTCACTTAATTGCTTCTCTCACTGCTGGTTTGAGTCGCTATCATGATGAGTTTGCCATTGCTGTTGTTGATGAG GTTTTGGAGGAGATTAGGCTTGGGCTAGAATTAAATGATTATGGGATGCAACAAAGACGCATTGCCCATATGCGGTTCTTAGGGGAGCTGTATAATTATGAGCATGTAGACTCATCCGTTATTTTTGAGACACTTTATTTGATTCTTGTCTTTGGCCATGGCACTCCAGAG CAAGATGCACTAGACCCACCAGAAGATAGTTTCCGCATCAGGATGGTTTGTACTCTTCTTGACACCTGTGGGCACTACTTTGATCGAGGCTCTTCCAAGAGGAAGCTTGATAGATTCTTAGTACATTTTCAGAGGTATATTCTCAGCAAAGGTGCACTACCTCTAGATATTGAATTTGACTTACAG GACTTATTTGCTGAATTACGGCCCAATATGACTCGATACTCTACCATTGAAGAGGTGAATGCAGCTATAATAGAACTTGAGGAGCATGAACATACTGTTTCAACTGACAAGGTTAGTAATGAGAAGCACTCTGACACAGAAAAGCGTTCAAGGAGGAGTACTTCTGATGCCACCTCAGCAAATGGACAGAGCATTAATGGCACTGATGAAAACGGGGTGCATGAAGTCATTGGGGACAGTGATAGTGAATCGGGGAGTGGCAGCGAGCCTGAGGGACATGATGATGAAGAGTTGGATGAAGAGAATCATGATGATGGATGTGATagtgaggatgaggatgatgatgatgggggTGGACCTGCTTctgatgaggatgatgaagTCCGTGTCAGGCAGAGGGCCCCTGAGGTGGACCCTCTGGAAGAAGCTAATTTTGAACAGGAGCTTAAGGCTGTAATGCAG GAGAGCATGGAGCAGCGCCGTCTAGAGCTGCGGGGTCGACCTACATTAAATATGATGATACCAATGAATGTGTTTGAGGGGCCCACAAAGGATCATCATGGAAGGGGAGGGGAGAGTGGAGACGAGACATTAGATGAGGAAGCTGGAGGAAGCAAGGAGGTTCCGGTGAAAGTTCTTGTGAAGCGTGGGAACAAGCAACAAACAAAGCAGATGTTGATCCCTCGGGATTGCTCACTTGTGCAGAGCACAAAACAGAAAGAAGCAGCTGAGCTTGAAGAGAAACAAGACATTAAGAGGTTGGTATTGGAGTATAATGATCGAGAAGAGGAGGAGCTTAATGGATTGGGTACCCAAACAATTAACTGGTCACAAGGTGGGGGCAGCAGAGTTGCCAGTCGTGGCAACACTTGGGAAG